The genomic segment TCGCCATTCTCGGTACGGAAGAGAAATGCAACGGCGACGCTGCGCGGCGGATGGGGAACGAATATCTTGCCCAGACGCTGATGCAGGAGAATATCGCCACGCTCAACAACTACGGCGTGAAGAAGATCGTCACGACCTGCCCGCACTGTTTACAGTCGCTCGGTAAAGAGTACAAACAATTCGGCGGCAACTACGACGTTATCCATCATTCGACATTCTTGAGGGATTTGGTTGAGAAGAGAAAACTGAGAATCTCGCCGGAAAAGAAAGAGACGATCACCTTCCATGATCCCTGCTATCTTGGCCGCTACAACGATGAGTACGATGCGCCGCGGGAGTTGGCAGATGCGGTAGCAAGCGAACGCATCGAAATGCAGCGAACACGCGACAAGAGCTTCTGCTGCGGCGCCGGCGGCGGACAAATGTGGATGGAAGAACGGGAAGGCAAACGCGTCAACATCGAACGCACAGAGGAAGCTCTTGCAACCGGAGCAAGCACCATCGGCACCGGCTGCCCCTTCTGCATGACAATGATGACGGATGGGGTGAAAGCGAAAGATGCTGCGGAGAAGGTACAGGTGAAGGATGTGGCGGAACTGCTGTTGGAGGCGGTGCAAGGAGGAACATAACGCGAAGAGCTTTCCAATGAACTGTCTGCGGGCAATCGCTTTGGTCGAAAGCCCCACGCATTTCCGGTTGCGCAACATGTTTGTATTGGGGAACTTTCTCAGCAGAGCCTGACGGGGGGAACACATATCATCTGAGTGACACGTTCAACGACTGGAGGCGATATGAACCCACCAACTTCCGAACTGCTTTCCCTTCTCAAACAACACTTCGGCTTCGCTTCTTTCCGTCCGCTGCAGGAGGAAATCATCCGGGATACGTTGAACGGAAAGGATGTGTTTGCCCTTCTTCCGACCGGCGGAGGCAAGTCGCTTTGCTTTCAGCTTCCGGCGTTGGCTCGTCCGGGACTCACCCTCGTCATCTCCCCTCTCATCTCCCTGATGAAAGATCAGGTGGATGCGCTGCTGGCAAGCGGCATTCCGGCGACATTTCTTAACTCTTCCCTCCAACCTCAAGAGGCGGGTGAACGGTTGCATGGTTTGCACAACGGGAAGTATCGTCTC from the Bacteroidota bacterium genome contains:
- a CDS encoding DEAD/DEAH box helicase — its product is MNPPTSELLSLLKQHFGFASFRPLQEEIIRDTLNGKDVFALLPTGGGKSLCFQLPALARPGLTLVISPLISLMKDQVDALLASGIPATFLNSSLQPQEAGERLHGLHNGKYRL